A genomic stretch from Gorilla gorilla gorilla isolate KB3781 chromosome 20, NHGRI_mGorGor1-v2.1_pri, whole genome shotgun sequence includes:
- the LOC115933447 gene encoding killer cell immunoglobulin-like receptor 2DL3, whose protein sequence is MSLMVVSMACVGFFLLQGAWPHEGVHRKPSLLALPGHLVKSEETVILQCWSHVMFEHFLLHREGEVNDTLCHIGELHDGVSKANFSIGPMTEDLAGTYRCYGSVTYSPYQLSAPSDPLDIVITGLYEKPSLSAQPGPTVQAGENVTLSCSSQSSYDMYHLSREEGGRERRLPAGPKVNGTFQANFPLDPATHGGTYRCFGSFRDSPYEWSDPSDPLLVSVTGNPSNSWPSPTEPSSKTGNPRHLHVLIGTSVVIILFILLLFFLLHHWCSNKKNAAVMDQEPAGNRTVNREDSDEQDPQEVTYTQLHHCVFTQRKISPPSQRPKTPPTDTSVYTELPNAEPRSKVVSCPRAPQSGLEGVF, encoded by the exons ATGTCGCTCATGGTCGTCAGCATGGCGTGTGTTG GGTTCTTCTTGCTGCAGGGGGCCTGGCCACATGAGG GAGTCCACAGAAAACCTTCCCTCCTGGCCCTCCCTGGTCACCTGGTGAAATCAGAAGAAACAGTCATCCTGCAATGTTGGTCACATGTCATGTTTGAGCACTTCCTTCTGCACAGAGAGGGGGAGGTTAACGACACTTTGTGCCACATTGGAGAGCTCCATGATGGGGTCTCCAAGGCCAACTTCTCCATCGGTCCCATGACGGAAGACCTGGCAGGGACCTACAGATGCTACGGTTCTGTTACTTACTCCCCCTATCAGTTGTCAGCTCCCAGTGACCCTCTGGACATCGTGATCACAG GTCTATATGAGAAACCTTCTCTCTCAGCCCAGCCGGGCCCCACAGTTCAGGCAGGAGAGAATGTGACCTTGTCCTGCAGCTCCCAGAGCTCCTATGACATGTACCATCTATCCAGGGAGGAGGGGGGCCGTGAACGTAGGCTCCCTGCAGGGCCCAAGGTCAACGGAACATTCCAGGCCAACTTTCCTCTGGATCCTGCCACCCACGGAGGGACCTACAGATGCTTCGGCTCTTTCCGTGACTCTCCCTACGAGTGGTCAGACCCGAGTGACCCACTGCTTGTTTCTGTCACAG GAAACCCTTCAAATAGTTGGCCTTCACCCACTGAACCAAGCTCCAAAACAG GTAACCCCAGACACCTGCACGTTCTGATTGGGACCTCAGTGGTCATCatcctcttcatcctcctcctcttctttctccttcatcaCTGGTGCTCCAACAAAAAAA ATGCTGCTGTAATGGACCAAGAGCCTGCAGGGAACAGAACAGTGAACAGGGAG GACTCTGATGAACAAGACCCTCAGGAGGTGACATACACACAGTTGCATCACTGCGTTTTCACTCAGAGAAAAATCTCTCCCCCTTCTCAGAGGCCCAAGACACCCCCAACAGATACCAGCGTGTACACGGAACTTCCAAATGCTGAGCCCAGATCCAAAGTTGTCTCCTGTCCACGAGCACCACAGTCAGGCCTTGAGGGCGTCTTCTAG